Genomic window (Wenzhouxiangella marina):
AAGAAACTAGAGGCGAAAATCTTTAAATCGCAAAGCAGCTAAGCAGCGAAGAAAGGACACGAAAAGAAAAATCTTTGAATCGCGAAGCAGCGAAGCAGCAAAGAAAAGACACAAGCTTTGGAACGCGAAGACGCTAAGACGCGAAGCAGCTAAGAAAGGATGGAAAGAGAAGCGCTTGAGGAAATTGCCCGCGCTACCGTTGATGCAGCCATAAAGGTGCATACTGCTTTGGGTCCCGGGCTGCTTGAATCAGCCTATCAGGCGTGTTTGAAGATCGAGATGGAAAGACGCGGACATCGCGTTTCGACGGAAGTCATGCTTCCGATCCATTACGACGGGCACCAGATAGAGAAGGCGTTTCGAATCGACATGCTCATCGACGATGCGTTGATTGTCGAGAACAAGGTGAGCCAGAACCCGAACACCGTTCACGAAGCTCAGCTTTTCACCTATCTGAAATTATCGGATCTGAGACTGGGTTTACTGATCAATTGGAACCACAGGCTGCTGAAGCACGGCATCAAACGTGTCGTACATCGACTCTGAACTTGTTGCCCTTTTCTTTGCTGCTTTGCTGCTTTGCGATCAAAAAGGTTTTGAATCTAAGGAGAAATTAACTCGATGAACCTGACCAACATCAAGGCCGTGATTACTGGCGGCGTTTCCGGTCTCGGTTTTGCCGTGGCCCAGAAGTTCGTGGCAGAGGGCGGCAAGGTGGCCCTGCTGGACGTCAACGCCGACAAGGCGCAGGCTGCCGTCGATGAACTGGGGGCTGACAAGGCCCGCTTCTTCCAGGTCG
Coding sequences:
- a CDS encoding GxxExxY protein; the protein is MEREALEEIARATVDAAIKVHTALGPGLLESAYQACLKIEMERRGHRVSTEVMLPIHYDGHQIEKAFRIDMLIDDALIVENKVSQNPNTVHEAQLFTYLKLSDLRLGLLINWNHRLLKHGIKRVVHRL